From the Priestia aryabhattai genome, one window contains:
- a CDS encoding BglG family transcription antiterminator, which produces MHLDERSNLILKRVVSNPGISNTELERKYHLSRRQISYSFTKINDWLKGNNYPKIQRTNGGKFIIDPLLMELFAEKVEHSAGSYIPSEKERAQLVLLMLLSSEEELSLLHFSSSLSVSKNTVLRDMKYTQKIVNDYHLEIVYSRMHGYDIVGSEWNKRKLLIEVLRTVYDMYQGEAYIQAYTGISKEEIQRLKEQMEKVEKRLALQFIDQKIKLLPYTIAILLKRIKKGNLIEDSYHIDYEELSDTKEFEAAEILIEDAACIPKEERLFITLQLLTSNVLSSQFFRDEETLELKSSLKNSLALFEKKACITFKEKEKLLQKLVLHMKPAYYRIKYQLTTNYSIIEKVSEEFEAIHYIVKDSLKPFETYIGCSIPESEVMFITVFIGGHLINSGETIQLKKRAVVVCPNGVSISHLMEHTLRDLFPEFYFYEALSIREFEQSKAEFDMVFSPVPVQTSKHLFIVEQFISDFQKLQLRQRVIQTIFGLNTSVVNIEQLISVIEKYAKVDQKSQLQKALQDYFSLQVLNETSENQEYSLADLITPETIVLRDQVESWKEAISIAAAPLLHKGVITEAYIDKMQEQYPSMSPHIVLRLNVAIPHASPEDGVQAVGMSLLKIKEGLLCGEQKVHFIVVIAAIDKKKHLNAMLQLMKLAEMNGVINEMKRLNEKHKVYEIIKTHSI; this is translated from the coding sequence ATGCATCTAGATGAAAGGAGCAATTTAATTTTAAAAAGAGTGGTTAGTAATCCAGGAATTTCTAATACAGAATTGGAGAGAAAGTATCATCTTTCACGGAGGCAGATTAGCTACAGCTTTACAAAAATCAATGACTGGTTAAAGGGTAACAACTATCCAAAAATTCAGCGAACGAACGGGGGGAAATTTATTATTGATCCTCTTCTAATGGAACTGTTTGCTGAAAAAGTCGAACACTCTGCTGGAAGTTATATTCCTTCTGAAAAAGAAAGAGCTCAATTGGTTTTGCTGATGCTATTAAGCAGCGAAGAAGAATTATCTTTACTTCATTTCTCTAGCTCGCTATCAGTGAGTAAAAATACGGTATTAAGAGATATGAAATATACACAAAAAATTGTAAATGATTATCATCTTGAAATTGTTTATTCACGAATGCATGGATACGACATAGTAGGAAGTGAATGGAATAAAAGAAAGCTGCTCATTGAAGTACTGCGGACCGTATATGACATGTATCAAGGTGAGGCGTACATTCAAGCGTATACAGGAATTTCAAAGGAAGAAATTCAGAGATTAAAAGAACAAATGGAAAAAGTAGAAAAGCGTTTAGCACTTCAATTTATCGATCAAAAAATAAAACTTCTTCCATATACAATAGCTATCTTGTTAAAACGAATTAAAAAAGGAAACTTAATTGAAGATTCTTATCATATCGATTATGAAGAACTGTCGGATACAAAAGAGTTTGAAGCTGCGGAAATTTTAATTGAAGATGCTGCTTGTATCCCAAAGGAAGAACGTTTATTTATTACATTACAATTACTTACATCTAACGTTCTATCCTCCCAATTTTTTAGAGATGAAGAAACCCTTGAATTAAAATCTTCATTAAAAAATAGTCTTGCATTATTTGAGAAAAAAGCATGTATCACCTTTAAAGAAAAAGAGAAGCTGCTTCAAAAATTAGTCCTGCATATGAAACCAGCTTACTATCGCATAAAATATCAGCTAACTACTAACTATTCAATAATTGAAAAAGTTAGCGAGGAGTTTGAAGCCATTCACTATATTGTAAAAGATTCATTAAAGCCTTTTGAAACTTATATTGGCTGCTCTATTCCTGAAAGCGAAGTGATGTTCATTACCGTTTTTATTGGCGGACATTTAATTAACAGCGGCGAAACGATACAGCTGAAAAAGAGAGCGGTTGTTGTTTGTCCTAACGGAGTATCCATTTCACATTTGATGGAGCACACCCTGCGTGACTTGTTTCCAGAATTTTATTTCTACGAAGCTCTTTCAATTCGAGAATTTGAGCAATCAAAAGCAGAATTTGATATGGTATTTTCTCCTGTTCCTGTGCAAACTTCTAAGCATTTGTTTATTGTGGAGCAATTTATTTCAGACTTTCAAAAGCTGCAGCTTCGGCAGCGAGTCATTCAAACCATATTTGGATTAAATACATCTGTGGTAAACATTGAACAGTTAATAAGTGTCATTGAAAAATACGCAAAAGTTGATCAGAAGTCTCAACTTCAAAAAGCACTGCAAGATTATTTTTCTCTCCAAGTATTAAACGAAACAAGTGAAAATCAAGAATACAGTTTAGCTGATTTAATTACACCCGAAACAATTGTGCTGCGCGATCAAGTAGAAAGTTGGAAGGAAGCTATTTCAATAGCCGCTGCCCCGCTTTTACATAAAGGCGTTATTACTGAAGCTTATATTGATAAAATGCAGGAACAATATCCGTCTATGTCTCCACATATTGTACTAAGACTTAATGTTGCAATACCTCACGCAAGCCCAGAGGATGGTGTTCAGGCAGTAGGCATGAGCTTACTTAAGATAAAAGAAGGCTTATTGTGTGGAGAGCAAAAAGTGCATTTTATTGTTGTCATCGCAGCTATTGATAAAAAGAAACATTTAAACGCTATGCTGCAGCTGATGAAGTTAGCGGAAATGAACGGGGTAATAAATGAGATGAAACGGCTAAATGAAAAACATAAAGTCTATGAAATAATTAAAACGCATTCTATCTAA
- a CDS encoding PTS sugar transporter subunit IIA, producing the protein MTLQPFLKEELLKLNSVCKDQADIFEMVYKEAFGKGYVSENFLTKIKEREASFPTGLKIGDYSVAIPHTDPEHVFEQFISVVTLQKPVSFYLMDDNTKKVDVRIVLLLGLNQPHTQLTVLQELMQIIQDQQKIEQLLHAENQRDVQAIFTRVEKISTKGEK; encoded by the coding sequence GTGACATTACAGCCTTTTTTAAAAGAAGAATTATTGAAGTTAAATAGTGTTTGTAAAGATCAAGCTGATATCTTTGAAATGGTGTACAAAGAGGCATTTGGCAAAGGATATGTCAGTGAAAACTTTTTGACAAAAATTAAGGAAAGAGAAGCATCTTTTCCGACAGGTCTTAAAATAGGCGATTACAGCGTAGCAATCCCTCATACAGATCCAGAGCACGTTTTTGAACAGTTTATTAGTGTAGTTACCTTACAAAAACCTGTATCGTTTTATTTAATGGATGACAATACAAAAAAAGTGGATGTGCGCATTGTGCTTCTTTTAGGTTTAAACCAGCCTCATACCCAGTTAACAGTACTGCAGGAGCTGATGCAAATCATTCAAGATCAGCAAAAAATAGAGCAATTATTACATGCTGAAAATCAAAGGGATGTTCAAGCTATTTTTACCAGAGTTGAAAAAATTAGTACAAAAGGGGAGAAGTAA
- a CDS encoding PTS sugar transporter subunit IIB — MKKYTVLVACGAGIATSTVVCERVENLLKDNGINAEVVQCKIAEVASRQEGADLIVSTTILPTTYSIPALSATSYITGIGMEALDQKIIDALNKTLAN; from the coding sequence ATGAAAAAGTATACGGTATTAGTAGCATGCGGAGCGGGAATTGCAACATCAACAGTGGTGTGTGAACGAGTGGAAAATCTATTAAAAGACAACGGCATTAACGCGGAAGTTGTGCAGTGTAAAATTGCCGAAGTAGCCTCTCGTCAAGAAGGAGCGGATTTAATTGTATCGACAACGATTTTACCCACAACGTACAGCATTCCAGCATTAAGTGCAACCTCCTATATCACGGGAATTGGCATGGAAGCACTGGACCAAAAAATAATAGATGCTTTAAATAAAACACTTGCAAATTAA
- a CDS encoding PTS sugar transporter subunit IIB, protein MKKYTVLVACGAGIATSTVVCERVENLLKDKGINAEVVQCKIAEVASRQEGADLIVSTTILPTTYSIPALSATSYITGMGMEALDQKILTHLQA, encoded by the coding sequence ATGAAAAAATATACGGTATTAGTAGCATGCGGAGCGGGAATTGCAACATCAACAGTGGTGTGTGAACGAGTAGAAAATTTGTTAAAAGACAAGGGCATTAACGCCGAAGTTGTGCAGTGTAAAATTGCCGAAGTAGCCTCTCGTCAAGAAGGAGCGGATTTAATTGTATCGACAACGATTTTACCCACAACGTACAGCATCCCAGCATTAAGCGCAACCTCCTATATCACGGGGATGGGCATGGAAGCACTGGATCAAAAAATTCTGACGCATTTACAAGCATAG
- a CDS encoding PTS galactitol transporter subunit IIC — MDKLLSGVQAVLNLGPTVILPIAIFILGLLFKTGAKKAFKSGITIGIGFVGINLVIDLLVKNLGPAAQAMVERFGLNLTVIDTGWPSAAAISWASPVAAILIPVCLFVNIILLLLKLTKTLDIDIWNYWHFIAAGATGYVVTGSWWFAILCTVLYEIAVLFVADKTAPMVQKFYGLEGISLPTGSTAAFGPIGILVGMGVSRIPGIKRLNADPESIQKRFGIFGEPMMMGLILGCVIGILAGYDLGKVFQVGISMGAVMLLMPRMVKILMEGLIPISEAARSFLQKRYGDREIYIGLDAALAVGHPSVMATALLLVPITLLLAVILPGNKVLPFGDLATIPFYVAFVVGSLRGNIIHSLISGTIMVALSLYMATNFADVHTQMLSGAQFSMPEGATQISSLDMGGNLFNWLILKFSQLWASIF; from the coding sequence ATGGATAAACTTCTATCAGGTGTGCAAGCAGTATTAAATCTAGGACCTACAGTTATTTTACCAATTGCCATTTTTATCTTAGGCCTGTTATTTAAAACAGGAGCAAAAAAAGCGTTTAAATCTGGAATTACAATAGGAATTGGTTTTGTCGGCATCAATTTAGTTATTGACTTACTTGTAAAAAACTTAGGACCAGCCGCACAAGCAATGGTTGAACGATTTGGTCTAAACCTAACTGTTATCGATACAGGATGGCCTTCTGCCGCTGCAATATCTTGGGCATCTCCCGTTGCAGCTATTCTAATTCCTGTTTGCTTGTTTGTAAATATTATTTTGCTTTTATTAAAACTGACTAAGACGCTTGATATTGATATTTGGAACTACTGGCACTTTATCGCTGCCGGTGCAACAGGATACGTTGTCACAGGAAGCTGGTGGTTTGCAATACTGTGTACCGTTCTGTATGAAATTGCTGTTTTATTTGTAGCAGATAAGACGGCGCCAATGGTTCAAAAATTTTACGGGTTAGAAGGAATTTCTCTTCCTACGGGCTCTACAGCTGCGTTTGGACCAATTGGTATTTTAGTAGGCATGGGTGTATCAAGGATTCCAGGGATTAAAAGGTTGAACGCAGATCCCGAATCTATTCAAAAACGATTTGGTATTTTCGGTGAACCAATGATGATGGGCTTAATCTTAGGGTGTGTAATCGGTATATTAGCAGGCTATGATCTCGGTAAAGTTTTTCAGGTAGGTATTTCAATGGGAGCGGTTATGCTTTTGATGCCTAGAATGGTTAAAATTTTAATGGAAGGACTTATTCCAATTTCTGAAGCAGCTCGTTCTTTTCTTCAAAAACGATATGGTGATCGTGAAATATATATTGGATTAGATGCCGCTCTTGCAGTAGGACATCCATCCGTTATGGCTACAGCACTGTTACTTGTCCCCATTACATTACTTTTAGCTGTCATTTTGCCTGGGAATAAAGTATTGCCGTTTGGGGATTTGGCTACCATTCCTTTCTATGTAGCTTTTGTTGTGGGTTCATTAAGAGGAAATATTATACACTCTCTTATTTCGGGCACTATTATGGTAGCGCTATCACTCTATATGGCAACGAATTTTGCAGATGTGCATACGCAAATGTTATCAGGAGCTCAGTTTTCGATGCCAGAAGGTGCAACACAAATCTCAAGTTTAGACATGGGAGGAAACTTATTTAACTGGCTTATTCTTAAGTTCTCTCAGCTGTGGGCTTCTATTTTTTAA